Genomic segment of Macellibacteroides fermentans:
GAACCAACAAGAACTGACCACAAAACAATTTCTATCCCCAGACTTATATGCTTTACCGTAATCATTAACAACGGAACACACAAAAGCCAAAGAATGAAATGAGAAACAAAATGCATCATTGCGTAAAGCAATACCGATGATGTTGCCTTTTTGGTACCAAGTGCAGGCTTAAGCTCTAGAATCCGATAAGGTTCTCCGCCTAATAATCCCATAGGGGTAGTGTAATTGATAGCATACCCGCTAATCACGATTTTGAGGGTTCGAAGATATTTTATCTGCTTGGTTTCTTCACTTCCGTCTCGAATAATTATGTGAAAAGAAATGGCATTCACAGCATATACCACAATCCATATTCCTACAATCGCGAAGAACCACCAACCGGTATTTTTTAGATTTTCATAAATTACATCAAAGCCCAGTGAGTGGACCATTATAAAAATAACCAAAACTCCCAGGGCAAAGAATATATTACGAATTACATTACTCTTATTTTTCATGCAAAAAGATTATTATAGAAAAGATTTGCACATCTTTTCGTGCTTTTTGATGGAAATAAACAAGACTATGTTCAGTACTATAATTTCATATAAAAAGTAGGCCCAAACTTCACCAGTCAGCACAATAATAAACATCACAATTGTACGACCATTAAAGGTAAGCAAGTCGATATAACGCATCAAATTCCGGCTTTTCTTTCTGAAAGCCAATCGAATATCTTCGGGGATATCCTCTTTATACTTGTCTTTGAGGCTGCTAAGCATCTGTTGTAAGACAGGTGTTACCTTTTCCTGCATCTTTGTGTATCCTCTGTAAAAGAAAAAGAAAAATCGGTTTATTCCGGGTTTCATTGCAAGATAAGCGGCGTTAACCTGACTATAGGTCTGAAATTCGGCCCCTTTTTCTTTACTTAAAAAAAACAGATGCAATGTTTTATAGTAATCTGTTATATTTGCCTGTACAAGATGGGACATACCTGATAAAACAGCTAAAGCAAAAAACCATGGGGTACCGTGCTCAGCCATCAACCGCAAGGCAAAACCTACATAAATAGAAGTAAACCAAAGATCTCCCGCAAAACCATCTAATATACGACCTATTTCAGATTTAATGCCAGTAAGACGAGCTAGCTGACCGTCTACACAATCTAATATATTAGCAAAAATCAATAATAAAATTCCTAAAATCGTATAATAAAGAGCTCCGAAATAAAATAAGTAACCCGCTCCTATCCCCACAAATATGGATAATATCGTAACCATATTGGGTGTAATACCGGTATTTCGAAGCAAACAAGCTATTTTGAAGCCTATGGGACGATAGAATATTCTGTCTATTTTATTTTCTGTTTCGATTGACTTTAACGATGCTTCGTACTCTTTTTTATTTATATCGTTCATTCAGAGTTTATTTATAAGAATAGCCGCCATCAACGACAACTACCTCTCCATTAAAATAATTATTTTCAATCAACATTTTATATACCTCGGCCAATTCTTCTGGTTTGCAAAAACGACCAAGGGATACTTTTCTTTCTATGTTTCTACGAATTTCTTCCGGTTTAGTTAGCTGCCATTCGGTATCAACAAAACCCGGAGCAACAGCATTTACCCTGATTTCGTACGGTACAAAAACTTTCACCATATTTTTCACCAAGGCATGTACTGCCGACTTCGATACTCCGTAAGCTAACGAAACCGAATGGGGCTCGATACCCATCAACGATCCCGTAAATACTACGGAACCACCTTTAGCCATTTTGGTAATGATGCG
This window contains:
- a CDS encoding SDR family NAD(P)-dependent oxidoreductase, encoding MDKYVLITGGTKGIGKAVALCLAASGYDLILTYSSDTHTAEETRRELLQNNDVDVRILKADITNIKSISAIDAYLEEQSLELFSVVFNAGLTCRESFEQVSYAAWEEVFFANVHFPVFLMQRIITKMAKGGSVVFTGSLMGIEPHSVSLAYGVSKSAVHALVKNMVKVFVPYEIRVNAVAPGFVDTEWQLTKPEEIRRNIERKVSLGRFCKPEELAEVYKMLIENNYFNGEVVVVDGGYSYK
- a CDS encoding CDP-alcohol phosphatidyltransferase family protein produces the protein MNDINKKEYEASLKSIETENKIDRIFYRPIGFKIACLLRNTGITPNMVTILSIFVGIGAGYLFYFGALYYTILGILLLIFANILDCVDGQLARLTGIKSEIGRILDGFAGDLWFTSIYVGFALRLMAEHGTPWFFALAVLSGMSHLVQANITDYYKTLHLFFLSKEKGAEFQTYSQVNAAYLAMKPGINRFFFFFYRGYTKMQEKVTPVLQQMLSSLKDKYKEDIPEDIRLAFRKKSRNLMRYIDLLTFNGRTIVMFIIVLTGEVWAYFLYEIIVLNIVLFISIKKHEKMCKSFL